A single region of the Lycium barbarum isolate Lr01 chromosome 2, ASM1917538v2, whole genome shotgun sequence genome encodes:
- the LOC132625921 gene encoding digalactosyldiacylglycerol synthase 1, chloroplastic-like isoform X1: MMNFKPPETKTTSSTAEKAFSLISKGWKEVRSSADADLQLIRNRANSFKNLADKELENFLISASKSSFIVPTITTTAATRTAPAEIDFVKKLRPKLSEIRRAYSSPDFKWAPKGKLRLNLSGIKNSIVAETDDEEQEEGQFGKWRRERFKDEGQFGELNWEPIKAFSARLKELEVEVKSPNSSPVEIFEGIKNSEFVEKVKLSLKSICKEPEVTKGVPPLDVPELLAYLVRQSSPFLDQIGIRRDISDKIVESLCSKRRDKLLLRALPEGASSLIEGDNINDELDLRIASVLQSTGHHYEGGFWSSDSTRQNVSDGKRHVAIVTTASLPWMTGTAVNPLFRAAYLAKSEKQNVTLLVPWLCKSDQELVYPNNLTFSSPEEQELYIRNWLEERVGFKTDFKISFYPGKFSKERRSILPAGDTSRFIPSRDADIAILEEPEHLNWYHHGKRWTDKFNHVVGIVHTNYLEYIKREKNGALQAFLVKHINNWVTRAHCDKVLRLSAATQDLPRSVVCNVHGVNPKFLKIGEKVAAERQSGDQVFSKGAYFLGKMVWAKGYRELIDLLAKHKSDLDGFNVDLFGNGEDAHEVQSTARTLNLNVNFMKGRDHADDSLQGYKVFINPSLSDVLCTATAEALAMGKFVVCADHPSNEFFRAFPNCLTYTTSEDFVAKVKEAMSSEPQPLTPEEQYKLSWEAATQRFMEYSDLDKVLTSETRRDARSSRKGMGKSVSMPNLGGMVDGGLAFAHYCLTGNELLRFCSGAIPGTRDYDKQHCEDLHLLPPQVENPIYGW; this comes from the exons ATGATGAATTTTAAGCCACCGGAGACTAAAACGACGTCGTCTACAGCGGAGAAAGCGTTTTCATTGATATCTAAGGGATGGAAAGAG GTACGTTCTTCTGCAGACGCGGATCTACAACTCATCAGAAATCGAGCCAACTCGTTCAAAAACTTAGCAGACAAGGAACTCGAGAATTTCCTAATTTCAGCTTCGAAATCGTCCTTCATTGTCCCAACAATTACAACTACTGCCGCTACTAGGACGGCTCCGGCGGAAATTGACTTTGTTAAGAAGCTCCGGCCTAAATTATCGGAGATACGTAGGGCTTATTCGTCGCCGGACTTTAAGTGGGCCCCGAAAGGGAAGCTCCGACTTAACCTGTCGGGTATTAAGAATTCGATTGTGGCGGAAACTGATGATGAGGAGCAGGAGGAAGGGCAATTTGGGAAATGGAGGAGAGAGAGGTTTAAGGATGAAGGGCAATTTGGGGAATTGAATTGGGAGCCAATTAAGGCTTTTAGTGCTCGGCTTAAGGAGCTGGAGGTAGAGGTCAAGAGCCCGAATTCGTCACCGGTGGAGATTTTTGAAGGGATTAAGAACAGTGAATTTGTGGAGAAAGTAAAATTGAGCTTG AAATCAATTTGCAAGGAACCAGAGGTGACAAAG GGAGTTCCTCCACTGGATGTGCCAGAGTTGTTAGCCTATTTGGTTAGACAGTCAAGCCCCTTTTTGGATCAAATCGGCATAAGAAGAG ATATCTCCGATAAGATCGTAGAGAGTTTATGCAGCAAACGGCGGGACAAACTTCTATTACGTGCTTTACCTGAAGGAGCTTCTTCCCTTATTGAAGGCGATAATATAAATGATGAACTAGATTTACGAATTGCCAGTGTACTACAGAGTACTGGTCATCATTATGAAGGTGGGTTTTGGAGCTCTGATTCTACCAGGCAGAACGTATCAGATGGTAAAAGACATGTAGCCATAGTCACAACTGCTAGCCTTCCTTGGATGACGGGAACAGCTGTAAATCCTCTCTTCCGAGCGGCTTATTTGGCCAAATCTGAAAAGCAGAATGTTACACTGTTGGTTCCATGGTTATGTAAATCTGACCAAGAACTAGTTTATCCAAACAATCTTACATTTAGTTCACCAGAAGAGCAGGAGCTCTATATACGGAATTGGCTTGAGGAAAGAGTCGGTTTCAAGACTGATTTCAAGATCTCGTTTTATCCTGGAAAG TTCTCCAAGGAAAGGCGAAGTATACTACCAGCTGGAGATACTTCTCGGTTTATCCCATCAAGAGATGCTGATATTGCAATCTTAGAGGAGCCAGAACATCTAAATTGGTACCACCATGGAAAACGCTGGACTGATAAGTTTAaccatgttgttggtattgttcaCACAAATTATTTGGAGTATATCAAAAGAGAGAAGAATGGGGCTCTTCAAGCTTTCCTTGTGAAACACATAAATAATTGGGTCACTAGAGCACATTGTGACAAG GTGCTTCGCCTTTCTGCTGCTACACAGGATTTACCCAGGTCTGTGGTCTGCAATGTTCATGGTGTAAACCCGAAGTTtctgaaaattggagaaaaagtgGCTGCAGAAAGACAAAGTGGTGACCAAGTTTTCTCTAAAGGTGCGTACTTTTTAGGAAAAATGGTTTGGGCGAAGGGTTACAGGGAGTTAATAGACCTGTTGGCAAAGCACAAAAGTGACCTTGATGGGTTTAATGTGGATTTGTTTGGCAACGGGGAGGATGCTCATGAAGTGCAGTCTACAGCTAGGACGTTAAATTTGAATGTCAACTTCATGAAAGGCAGAGACCATGCAGATGATTCTCTTCAAGG TTATAAGGTCTTCATAAATCCCAGTCTCAGTGATGTACTCTGTACAGCCACAGCTGAGGCACTTGCCATGGGGAAATTTGTCGTTTGTGCAGATCACCCGTCTAATGAGTTCTTCCGGGCATTTCCCAACTGCTTGACCTATACGACATCTGAAGACTTTGTGGCAAAGGTTAAAGAGGCAATGTCCAGTGAGCCTCAGCCTCTCACTCCCGAGGAACAATATAAGCTTTCGTGGGAAGCTGCAACACAGAGATTCATGGAATATTCTGACCTCGATAAGGTTTTGACTAGTGAAACACGCAGGGACGCGAGGAGCAGCAGGAAGGGCATGGGAAAATCAGTTTCCATGCCAAACCTAGGAGGGATGGTTGATGGCGGTCTGGCATTTGCACATTATTGTCTCACGGGGAACGAATTATTGAGGTTCTGTTCGGGTGCAATACCGGGAACACGGGATTATGACAAGCAGCATTGCGAAGATCTCCATCTCTTACCTCCCCAGGTAGAAAACCCAATTTATGGCTGGTAG
- the LOC132625921 gene encoding digalactosyldiacylglycerol synthase 1, chloroplastic-like isoform X2, producing MIFQKSICKEPEVTKGVPPLDVPELLAYLVRQSSPFLDQIGIRRDISDKIVESLCSKRRDKLLLRALPEGASSLIEGDNINDELDLRIASVLQSTGHHYEGGFWSSDSTRQNVSDGKRHVAIVTTASLPWMTGTAVNPLFRAAYLAKSEKQNVTLLVPWLCKSDQELVYPNNLTFSSPEEQELYIRNWLEERVGFKTDFKISFYPGKFSKERRSILPAGDTSRFIPSRDADIAILEEPEHLNWYHHGKRWTDKFNHVVGIVHTNYLEYIKREKNGALQAFLVKHINNWVTRAHCDKVLRLSAATQDLPRSVVCNVHGVNPKFLKIGEKVAAERQSGDQVFSKGAYFLGKMVWAKGYRELIDLLAKHKSDLDGFNVDLFGNGEDAHEVQSTARTLNLNVNFMKGRDHADDSLQGYKVFINPSLSDVLCTATAEALAMGKFVVCADHPSNEFFRAFPNCLTYTTSEDFVAKVKEAMSSEPQPLTPEEQYKLSWEAATQRFMEYSDLDKVLTSETRRDARSSRKGMGKSVSMPNLGGMVDGGLAFAHYCLTGNELLRFCSGAIPGTRDYDKQHCEDLHLLPPQVENPIYGW from the exons ATGATTTTCCAGAAATCAATTTGCAAGGAACCAGAGGTGACAAAG GGAGTTCCTCCACTGGATGTGCCAGAGTTGTTAGCCTATTTGGTTAGACAGTCAAGCCCCTTTTTGGATCAAATCGGCATAAGAAGAG ATATCTCCGATAAGATCGTAGAGAGTTTATGCAGCAAACGGCGGGACAAACTTCTATTACGTGCTTTACCTGAAGGAGCTTCTTCCCTTATTGAAGGCGATAATATAAATGATGAACTAGATTTACGAATTGCCAGTGTACTACAGAGTACTGGTCATCATTATGAAGGTGGGTTTTGGAGCTCTGATTCTACCAGGCAGAACGTATCAGATGGTAAAAGACATGTAGCCATAGTCACAACTGCTAGCCTTCCTTGGATGACGGGAACAGCTGTAAATCCTCTCTTCCGAGCGGCTTATTTGGCCAAATCTGAAAAGCAGAATGTTACACTGTTGGTTCCATGGTTATGTAAATCTGACCAAGAACTAGTTTATCCAAACAATCTTACATTTAGTTCACCAGAAGAGCAGGAGCTCTATATACGGAATTGGCTTGAGGAAAGAGTCGGTTTCAAGACTGATTTCAAGATCTCGTTTTATCCTGGAAAG TTCTCCAAGGAAAGGCGAAGTATACTACCAGCTGGAGATACTTCTCGGTTTATCCCATCAAGAGATGCTGATATTGCAATCTTAGAGGAGCCAGAACATCTAAATTGGTACCACCATGGAAAACGCTGGACTGATAAGTTTAaccatgttgttggtattgttcaCACAAATTATTTGGAGTATATCAAAAGAGAGAAGAATGGGGCTCTTCAAGCTTTCCTTGTGAAACACATAAATAATTGGGTCACTAGAGCACATTGTGACAAG GTGCTTCGCCTTTCTGCTGCTACACAGGATTTACCCAGGTCTGTGGTCTGCAATGTTCATGGTGTAAACCCGAAGTTtctgaaaattggagaaaaagtgGCTGCAGAAAGACAAAGTGGTGACCAAGTTTTCTCTAAAGGTGCGTACTTTTTAGGAAAAATGGTTTGGGCGAAGGGTTACAGGGAGTTAATAGACCTGTTGGCAAAGCACAAAAGTGACCTTGATGGGTTTAATGTGGATTTGTTTGGCAACGGGGAGGATGCTCATGAAGTGCAGTCTACAGCTAGGACGTTAAATTTGAATGTCAACTTCATGAAAGGCAGAGACCATGCAGATGATTCTCTTCAAGG TTATAAGGTCTTCATAAATCCCAGTCTCAGTGATGTACTCTGTACAGCCACAGCTGAGGCACTTGCCATGGGGAAATTTGTCGTTTGTGCAGATCACCCGTCTAATGAGTTCTTCCGGGCATTTCCCAACTGCTTGACCTATACGACATCTGAAGACTTTGTGGCAAAGGTTAAAGAGGCAATGTCCAGTGAGCCTCAGCCTCTCACTCCCGAGGAACAATATAAGCTTTCGTGGGAAGCTGCAACACAGAGATTCATGGAATATTCTGACCTCGATAAGGTTTTGACTAGTGAAACACGCAGGGACGCGAGGAGCAGCAGGAAGGGCATGGGAAAATCAGTTTCCATGCCAAACCTAGGAGGGATGGTTGATGGCGGTCTGGCATTTGCACATTATTGTCTCACGGGGAACGAATTATTGAGGTTCTGTTCGGGTGCAATACCGGGAACACGGGATTATGACAAGCAGCATTGCGAAGATCTCCATCTCTTACCTCCCCAGGTAGAAAACCCAATTTATGGCTGGTAG
- the LOC132624613 gene encoding uncharacterized protein LOC132624613, protein MTSSLQIVYEVRQKLKLCKDLLKKLKDEDICSVDRRISEFNEHLLNLQSQLTTNIDPDLMEGKKGDSEYGLPSIDYQFMRQGPTVIVSQQRDIRAEITIEEVKVALIEIDDNKTLRIDGVNAAFSKRLGVLFKRMFAKLYRISFNTTECLRQLTTLVILIPKNAQPDFTRDFRTIACCTTLYKIISRIIKGMLDGIVGKSSQH, encoded by the exons ATGACAAGTTCTTTGCAAATTGTGTATGAAGTTCGGCAGAAATTAAAGCTTTGCAAAGATCTCTTAAAGAAGCTAAAGGATGAAGATATATGCAGTGTAGATAGAAGGATTTCCGAATTCAACGAGCACCTCCTTAACCTGCAGAGCCAACTCACTACTAATATTGACCCTGACCTGATGGAAGGGAAGAAAGGTGATAGTGAAT ATGGCCTGCCTTCTATAGATTATCAATTTATGAGACAAGGCCCTACTGTGATTGTTTCACAACAAAGGGATATTCGTGCTGAGATTACTATAGAGGAAGTTAAGGTTGCTTTAATTGAGATTGATGACAACAAAACCCTTAGAATAGATGGAGTTAATGCAGCCTTTTCCAAGAGGCTTGGTGTATTATTCAAAAGGATGTTTGCCAAGCTGTACAGAATTTCTTTCAACACAACAGAATGCTTAAGGCAGTTAACAACACTGGTTATTTTAATCCCTAAAAACGCCCAGCCAGATTTCACGAGGGATTTCAGAACCATTGCCTGTTGTACTACTTTATACAAGATCATTTCAAGGATAATTAAAGGGATGTTAGATGGTATTGTGGGAAAATCCAGTCAGCATTAA